A single Cottoperca gobio chromosome 3, fCotGob3.1, whole genome shotgun sequence DNA region contains:
- the LOC115006413 gene encoding uncharacterized protein LOC115006413 encodes MSTSDSDYSIDWLASDEDDYDSPTRLSPHHAEESPVPPSSTSSLREPPTSCLHSGATQQRMRWSDYCDCKNGGGCGVDSDSPAAPQTPTLSPVQGLTSVCEQLSAGGSKHHSTRKRAHSAHVQTLCEKTQPDTENELFSQKCAELQCYIQPLSSILRGLRSGRYSERLSSFQESVAMDRIQRITGVLQNPNMGGRFLTIILKIEEMLQSWFPHVRPNLTQTDDCTPAKKQKQHHHSSASPPPSSPMLLCSSDSSTRLKWLHMSPICSLKTLESTLCQPATAFPLPARCSQEVTQDNAVSSSTDLPSGPLHPRLSRGPLPFKITLPCLVRLLQAKESIIAPRTVGD; translated from the exons ATGTCGACCTCAGACTCGGATTACTCCATTGACTGGCTCGCCAGTGATGAGGATGACTACGACAGCCCAACGAGATTAAGTCCTCATCACGCAGAGGAGTCGCCAGTTCCTCCATCATCAACCTCGTCCTTAAGGGAACCTCCTACCAGCTGCCTCCACTCTGGAGCGACCCAGCAGAGGATGAGGTGGAGCGACTACTGTGACTGTAAAAATGGAGGCGGCTGTGGGGTTGACTCTGACTCTCCAGCCGCCCCACAGACTCCGACGCTCAGTCCCGTCCAGGGATTAACTTCTGTTTGTGAGCAGCTTTCTGCCGGGGGGTCAAAGCATCATTCAACCAGGAAGCGAGCGCACAGCGCTCATGTGCAGACACTCTGTGAAAAGACTCAACCAGACACTGAAAATGAACTATTCTCGCAGAAG TGCGCGGAGCTGCAGTGCTACATCCAGCCTCTGTCGTCCATCCTGCGGGGCCTGAGATCAGGCAGGTACTCTGAAC GTCTCAGCAGTTTCCAGGAGAGCGTCGCAATGGACCGGATCCAGAGAATAACGGGGGTCCTGCAGAATCCAAACATGGG cGGACGCTTCCTCACCATTATACTGAAAATAGAAGAAATGCTTCAGAGTTGGTTCCCTCACGTCAGACCAAACCTGACCCAGACAGACGACTGCACTCCGGCTAAGAAGCAAAAG cagcatcatcatAGCAGTgcctcccctcctccatcctccccgATGTTGCTCTGCTCCTCAGACTCCTCCACCCGCCTCAAATGGCTTCACATGTCACCCATCTGCTCCCTGAAGACGCTTGAATCGACACTCTGCCAGCCCGCCACCGCCTTCCCTCTGCCCGCACGCTGCAGCCAGGAAGTGACCCAGGACAACGCCGTCTCCTCCAGCACCGACTTGCCCTCGGGGCCCCTGCACCCTCGCCTCAGCCGGGGGCCGCTGCCCTTCAAGATCACCTTGCCATGTCTGGTAAGACTCCTGCAGGCAAAGGAGAGCATCATCGCTCCCAGGACTGTGGGAGACTGA